A window of the candidate division KSB1 bacterium genome harbors these coding sequences:
- a CDS encoding Gfo/Idh/MocA family oxidoreductase: MDEKKSKKSIDRRSFLRTTAAAGAGLLIAPVVLGQKRSKISNDLNIGIIGVGAQGQVLLNAGLKMPNVRFKAVCDIWKDYNLKRAVGLLGKYGHDPSAYEDYREMLAQEKDLDGVIIATPDFWHAQHTVDCLRAGLHVYCEKEMSNTLEGARRIVRAARETGKLLQIGHQRRSNPRYLHCYNKLIKEAKILGRITTINGQWNRAVQPDLGWPKKYAITPATLQKYGFNSMHQYRNWRWYRNLGGGPIVDLGSHQIDIFNWFLQAQPKSVMASGGTDYYDKKTHEWYDTVLAIYEYETAQGKVRAFYQTITTNSSEGYFENFLGDQATLHISESAGRGGIYREPAAPEWSKWVDMGYLAAPEVENTQETGAVLDVRETVVPPQHRLPIVFNDPYHKPHLENFFDAIRGEAKLNCPEDIGYETAVTVLKVNEAVKTGRKLKFKPGEFRI; the protein is encoded by the coding sequence ATGGATGAAAAAAAATCAAAGAAAAGCATTGACCGGCGGAGCTTTCTGCGCACCACCGCTGCCGCGGGAGCAGGACTGCTTATTGCGCCCGTGGTGCTGGGACAGAAAAGAAGCAAAATTTCAAACGACTTGAATATTGGAATAATAGGAGTTGGCGCTCAGGGACAGGTTTTGTTGAATGCCGGCCTTAAAATGCCGAATGTCCGCTTTAAGGCAGTTTGTGACATTTGGAAAGATTACAATCTGAAACGAGCCGTCGGATTGCTGGGAAAGTATGGTCATGATCCTAGCGCTTATGAAGATTATCGGGAAATGCTCGCGCAGGAGAAGGATCTTGACGGCGTTATCATTGCCACCCCGGACTTTTGGCACGCGCAGCATACGGTCGATTGTCTAAGAGCCGGATTGCATGTTTATTGTGAAAAGGAAATGTCTAACACGCTGGAAGGGGCTCGGAGGATAGTGCGTGCTGCCAGAGAGACCGGCAAGCTTCTGCAGATCGGCCATCAGCGCCGCAGCAATCCCCGCTACCTGCACTGCTACAACAAACTGATTAAGGAGGCCAAAATTCTTGGCCGCATCACCACTATCAATGGCCAGTGGAACCGCGCCGTGCAGCCGGACCTCGGCTGGCCAAAAAAATATGCGATCACCCCGGCCACGTTACAAAAGTATGGATTCAATTCCATGCATCAATATCGCAATTGGCGCTGGTATCGTAACCTGGGCGGAGGTCCCATTGTTGACTTAGGCTCGCATCAAATAGATATTTTCAATTGGTTCCTGCAGGCCCAGCCAAAATCCGTCATGGCCAGCGGCGGCACGGACTACTACGATAAAAAAACCCACGAATGGTATGACACCGTTTTAGCCATTTATGAATATGAAACCGCACAGGGGAAAGTCAGGGCTTTTTATCAGACAATTACCACCAACAGCAGCGAAGGTTATTTTGAGAATTTTCTTGGCGACCAGGCCACTCTTCATATTTCGGAGTCTGCCGGCAGGGGCGGCATTTATCGTGAACCGGCCGCGCCGGAATGGAGCAAATGGGTGGATATGGGTTACTTGGCTGCACCGGAAGTAGAGAATACACAGGAGACCGGCGCGGTGTTGGACGTCCGTGAGACGGTGGTACCGCCCCAACATCGGTTGCCAATTGTGTTCAATGATCCTTACCATAAGCCGCATCTGGAAAATTTTTTCGATGCAATTCGAGGCGAGGCCAAGCTCAACTGTCCCGAGGATATCGGTTATGAAACGGCGGTAACAGTCTTAAAAGTCAATGAGGCTGTGAAAACCGGTAGAAAACTAAAATTTAAACCAGGAGAGTTCAGAATTTAA